A single window of Fervidicoccus fontis Kam940 DNA harbors:
- a CDS encoding hydrogenase/urease maturation nickel metallochaperone HypA produces MNMHEIAIAQGIIEAIKEKAFHEKISEVKVLFGELQNIDINIVMNYVTMTLESLNIKVKLSYEIREARFKCNKCGYEWSLSDVSLSEDEREMIHFMPEAVHTVVSCPNCKSSDFEVLDGKNVMMLVR; encoded by the coding sequence ATGAATATGCATGAAATAGCAATAGCCCAAGGAATTATAGAAGCTATTAAAGAAAAAGCTTTTCACGAAAAAATCAGCGAAGTAAAAGTATTATTTGGAGAGCTACAAAATATAGATATAAACATTGTTATGAATTACGTAACGATGACATTAGAATCATTAAACATAAAAGTAAAGCTTTCATATGAAATTCGGGAAGCCCGATTCAAATGTAACAAATGCGGTTATGAATGGAGTCTGAGCGATGTTAGTTTGAGCGAGGACGAAAGAGAAATGATACATTTTATGCCTGAAGCTGTACACACAGTAGTTTCATGTCCTAATTGTAAAAGCTCTGACTTCGAAGTTCTCGACGGAAAAAATGTTATGATGCTGGTGAGATAA
- a CDS encoding energy-coupling factor ABC transporter ATP-binding protein codes for MLKVSNLTVEFFKKVALEDITLELPPGVHAILGPNSSGKSTLLKAIASLIPIKKGEVIYDGISISKLPPKKRAQIVGYCWQNPYQGFFEDSVKREIEFILKNTNAKASEEVLEILGVNKLYEKNPFRLSGGEARRVSIASIVVADQPIILLDEPFNDMDLDGYLSIVNLLSFFRKRNKTVIIALNNSMHLNLVKPDDVFVIYSGRIVEKTTLRELNDDVLEKYNIVTRKLILESAC; via the coding sequence TTGCTGAAAGTCTCCAATCTAACAGTTGAATTTTTTAAAAAAGTGGCTTTAGAAGATATAACTCTTGAACTTCCCCCAGGAGTGCATGCGATTTTGGGACCGAATTCCAGCGGAAAATCGACTCTACTGAAAGCGATTGCCTCTTTAATTCCAATAAAAAAGGGAGAAGTTATATATGATGGAATTTCAATCTCTAAACTTCCGCCCAAAAAAAGAGCTCAAATTGTTGGATATTGTTGGCAAAATCCGTATCAAGGTTTTTTTGAAGATAGTGTGAAGAGGGAAATCGAGTTTATCCTCAAAAATACAAACGCAAAAGCCTCCGAAGAAGTCTTAGAAATACTTGGTGTAAATAAGCTATACGAAAAAAATCCATTTAGGCTAAGCGGAGGAGAAGCTAGAAGAGTGAGCATTGCTAGTATAGTTGTCGCTGATCAACCGATAATACTGCTTGATGAACCTTTCAATGATATGGATTTGGATGGTTATTTATCTATAGTAAATCTTTTAAGCTTTTTCAGAAAAAGAAACAAGACCGTTATTATAGCTTTAAACAATTCTATGCACCTTAATTTAGTTAAACCTGATGATGTATTTGTTATATACAGTGGAAGGATCGTTGAAAAGACGACTCTTAGAGAATTGAATGATGATGTCTTAGAAAAGTACAATATTGTAACGAGGAAGCTGATCCTTGAATCCGCTTGCTGA
- a CDS encoding P-loop NTPase, whose protein sequence is MSQKLIDPRIFGIRTKTANVKNIIGIVSSKGGVGKTTISTLLAIALNELGLKTGLLDLDLTNPNTHLILGADMKINFEEENGIKPVIINEIKYFSPVILTEGRISPLRGREIDSALKELLSILDWGSLDFLIIDTPPGMSDELYDLIELLPQIKLILVSSPDKLSLESIKNMIKNLEKENAKILGIVVNLYRTTFDAYKNHKELLNKGLKMLKLISYDDTFIFSLGSIDKVKNTTVFKEVYDIALEILKEARKD, encoded by the coding sequence TTGAGTCAGAAATTAATAGATCCCAGAATATTCGGGATAAGAACCAAGACAGCTAATGTAAAAAATATTATTGGAATAGTGAGCAGTAAAGGAGGTGTAGGGAAAACAACCATTTCTACCCTCTTAGCAATAGCACTTAATGAGCTAGGTTTAAAAACAGGGCTTTTAGATCTCGATTTGACCAATCCTAATACGCATTTAATATTAGGAGCTGACATGAAAATTAACTTCGAAGAAGAAAATGGGATAAAACCAGTAATTATAAATGAGATAAAGTACTTCTCTCCTGTCATTTTAACAGAAGGAAGAATTTCCCCTTTAAGAGGAAGAGAAATAGATAGCGCATTAAAAGAACTTCTTTCTATACTCGACTGGGGAAGTCTCGATTTTCTAATAATTGACACCCCTCCTGGAATGTCGGATGAGCTATATGACTTGATAGAATTGCTTCCCCAGATAAAATTGATATTAGTATCTTCTCCTGACAAATTATCTTTGGAAAGCATCAAGAATATGATTAAAAATTTGGAAAAAGAAAATGCAAAAATTTTGGGAATTGTAGTGAACTTGTATAGAACAACCTTCGATGCTTATAAAAACCATAAAGAATTATTAAATAAAGGATTAAAGATGCTAAAGCTTATCTCGTATGACGATACTTTTATTTTTTCATTAGGATCAATAGACAAAGTTAAAAACACAACAGTATTTAAAGAAGTTTATGATATCGCTCTCGAAATATTAAAAGAAGCCAGAAAAGACTGA
- a CDS encoding QueT transporter family protein: MKLKDILYIAVIAAGYAGLTVLIAPIAYGPIQVRISDIFLVLPFNKKFGTKAIWGLTIGTFIANLNSPYNPYDLILGTTASFISALAIYLCGKYIKNRKVGLIAGIAASIVIVDFFIAFLLLNYIFKVPLGISMLGVTIGQIISVGIGGYLLAIGLEKKFPEEGEQQIAESLQSNS; encoded by the coding sequence ATGAAGCTTAAGGACATATTATATATAGCAGTAATTGCTGCTGGGTATGCTGGATTAACTGTTTTAATCGCTCCAATAGCATATGGTCCAATTCAGGTGAGGATTAGCGATATTTTTTTAGTGCTTCCGTTCAACAAAAAGTTCGGAACAAAGGCTATTTGGGGGCTTACTATTGGCACGTTCATTGCAAATTTAAATTCTCCATATAACCCATATGACCTTATCCTGGGAACTACTGCTTCTTTCATTTCAGCTCTTGCTATCTATCTTTGTGGCAAGTATATCAAGAATAGAAAAGTAGGACTTATAGCTGGAATTGCTGCATCCATTGTAATTGTGGACTTTTTCATAGCCTTTTTGCTCCTAAACTATATATTTAAAGTACCTCTAGGTATAAGCATGCTTGGCGTTACTATAGGTCAAATAATATCTGTAGGTATAGGTGGATATCTACTAGCTATAGGGCTAGAAAAGAAGTTTCCAGAAGAAGGTGAGCAACAAATTGCTGAAAGTCTCCAATCTAACAGTTGA